In Acidobacteriota bacterium, one genomic interval encodes:
- a CDS encoding ATPase — MMPPHYFEHIRNSAAQRWDQLEDDPELAGPWHLLFKQVQSPRHVLSELLQNADDARATKAFVDIKDDEFIFTHNGDDFTKEHFTSLCRFGYSNKRALHTIGFRGVGFKSTFSLGEEVKLVTPTLSVLFRRKRFTQPIWDECTSTTPTQTEIRVAINDERRRHQIEKNLQEWLKNPLSLLFFRHIRLLQVGDHEVEWVSTGCGPVSNSDWMELSTSPTVKYLLVRSPEQGFPAEALDEIRQERMLSSEEETDFPPCQVEIVLGMKGRLFVILPTGVETPLPFACNAPFIQDPARVKIKEPETSPTNRWLLQRAGELAAETMLAWLRRTDLDLEQRSKGYGLFPDVDREDSSLEGSCATAVEEAFDDRISEEAYLLADDGELKEKQACVALPVEVLDIWSADQATAFLDKERRPALCRHVSGHDREKLCHWNVVTELKKPDILAVLESSHPPKPKTWRQMLSLWVYIATGHHYYGHAGVRIVPAQGKEVLYAAKEVVRLGEKKLLQSQEDWEFLAKYLLVLNQNWLRFLADQRRNAEERGDHSLGEQVKAAYRVLDGLSLESPSEINQLFEQVATGVFGKECSLVDCIKLAQISAALGAAAGEQFKFVTRDRFLRSTNHGVIFDKSTRVEGLVDEKWAQAHMLHPDYSKDFRSCTESEWTQWISSGRAGLLSFVQLRQVQKRVWGRPEVLKIIRERGFKGEPYFRYVTNEFSIDDWDFEGDHWVHWHAAAKEDPSLWGRIVSSILSQAQYYGSKRASATVYQIATTGSKGLITHDALLATWILKLSAVPCLQDTHGFYHQPSDLLCRTPETESLLDVEPFVNARLDTEANRPLLIKLGVRDKPTGPHRILDCLRALAKAEKPPVHEVEKWYRRLDQMLDTCSSDDFATVKRAFATEKIILTAAGGWARTAGVFQMADEEDAPGAATVLPSVRDLTLWRKVSVEERPTADLAIAWLKSLPSEKSLSSDESRRVVSLLSRHPERIWNECRHWLNLAGEWTPVQGLAYGMSMQSLVSWANLFQPIKQQTADLRRISADTTELAPFSHLPSLASCIEDRFQKPLIIPGASQRKPWLVQLGTELCRIHLDDENETRRIRQLAARLAHTQWQNASVLETVPYIDGKPAGTSRRVDVLWKETLLYVEDRPIARLARPVAQELGRVFERREIQDALKICFERSPDFVSEYLEDSFKLVPSDELDNSQNGLKSHGSDSSSEVESSDSASSGAPVTEVVTPSKVDGSGSETSYDLVEESDEEVDSEEEDAGEADSTPRVPRTSSKPSKPSLIERFARALGYSKDGADRFYHSDGSWIAKTSDSAFPWERRSASGELLCYFWPKEHCLRREPLQVEADVWALCENFPELYALILLDIDGRPVEISGRQLGTMCSAGELTLHPATYRLVYAEDHAP, encoded by the coding sequence ATGATGCCGCCACATTACTTCGAACATATTCGTAACAGCGCTGCCCAACGTTGGGATCAATTGGAGGACGACCCGGAACTTGCCGGCCCCTGGCATTTGCTCTTTAAGCAAGTTCAAAGTCCACGCCACGTCTTGTCGGAGCTGCTTCAGAATGCCGATGACGCGCGTGCTACGAAAGCTTTCGTTGACATCAAGGATGATGAGTTTATTTTTACACACAATGGCGACGACTTCACAAAAGAACACTTCACGTCGCTATGTCGATTTGGTTACTCAAACAAGCGCGCATTGCACACAATTGGCTTTCGCGGAGTTGGATTCAAGAGCACGTTTAGTCTTGGCGAAGAGGTGAAGCTGGTAACACCGACACTATCGGTGCTTTTCCGGCGAAAGCGGTTCACCCAGCCAATTTGGGACGAGTGCACAAGCACCACCCCTACCCAAACCGAAATACGGGTCGCAATAAATGATGAACGGCGTCGCCATCAGATCGAAAAGAATCTACAGGAATGGTTGAAGAATCCTCTCTCGCTCCTCTTCTTTCGCCACATCCGTCTACTCCAGGTTGGGGATCACGAGGTTGAGTGGGTTAGTACGGGGTGCGGTCCGGTCTCCAACTCCGATTGGATGGAACTGTCGACCTCGCCAACTGTGAAGTATTTGCTCGTGCGCTCGCCAGAGCAAGGCTTCCCCGCAGAAGCGCTCGATGAGATTCGACAAGAGCGAATGCTCTCGTCTGAAGAAGAGACCGACTTCCCTCCGTGTCAGGTCGAGATAGTTTTGGGAATGAAGGGTCGGCTCTTCGTTATCCTTCCGACGGGCGTAGAAACTCCGCTTCCGTTTGCGTGTAATGCCCCGTTCATCCAAGACCCCGCCCGGGTCAAGATCAAAGAGCCCGAGACATCGCCGACCAACCGTTGGTTATTACAGCGTGCGGGCGAACTGGCCGCCGAAACAATGCTTGCATGGTTAAGGCGAACCGATCTGGACCTTGAGCAGCGATCCAAGGGGTATGGTCTCTTCCCGGACGTTGACCGCGAAGACAGCTCGTTGGAAGGCAGCTGCGCAACAGCGGTTGAAGAGGCGTTCGACGATCGTATTTCGGAAGAGGCTTACCTCTTGGCGGACGATGGAGAACTCAAAGAAAAGCAGGCTTGCGTAGCATTGCCCGTTGAGGTGTTGGACATTTGGTCGGCTGATCAGGCGACTGCGTTCTTGGACAAAGAGAGAAGACCAGCTCTTTGCCGGCACGTCAGCGGGCATGATCGTGAGAAGCTTTGTCACTGGAATGTCGTGACGGAGCTTAAGAAGCCCGACATCTTAGCCGTCTTGGAGTCAAGCCATCCGCCGAAGCCCAAGACCTGGCGACAGATGCTGTCGCTATGGGTGTACATAGCAACTGGCCATCATTATTACGGCCATGCAGGCGTCCGGATCGTTCCCGCTCAGGGCAAGGAGGTGTTGTACGCAGCGAAGGAGGTAGTACGGCTCGGCGAGAAGAAGCTGCTTCAGTCACAGGAAGACTGGGAGTTCCTTGCGAAGTACCTTCTCGTTTTGAACCAGAACTGGCTTCGTTTTCTTGCCGACCAGCGCCGCAATGCCGAGGAGCGCGGCGACCATTCGCTAGGAGAACAAGTAAAAGCTGCATACAGGGTTCTCGACGGTTTAAGCCTTGAGAGCCCCAGTGAGATTAACCAGTTGTTCGAGCAGGTAGCTACCGGTGTCTTCGGTAAAGAGTGTTCCCTCGTGGACTGTATTAAGCTCGCGCAAATCTCAGCCGCATTGGGGGCGGCTGCAGGTGAGCAGTTCAAGTTCGTGACGCGAGATCGATTCTTACGAAGTACAAATCATGGAGTCATTTTTGATAAAAGCACGAGGGTCGAAGGCCTTGTTGACGAGAAATGGGCTCAAGCCCACATGCTACACCCAGACTACTCAAAGGACTTTCGGTCTTGCACCGAGTCGGAATGGACACAGTGGATATCGTCCGGGCGCGCCGGGTTACTCAGTTTCGTGCAGTTGAGACAGGTACAAAAGCGCGTTTGGGGACGACCTGAAGTGTTGAAGATAATTCGAGAGCGCGGCTTCAAAGGGGAACCGTACTTTCGCTATGTCACCAACGAATTCTCAATCGACGACTGGGACTTCGAAGGGGACCATTGGGTGCACTGGCACGCAGCGGCAAAGGAGGATCCAAGTCTCTGGGGCCGCATCGTTTCATCCATTCTAAGTCAGGCTCAGTACTATGGCTCCAAGCGCGCTTCGGCGACGGTTTATCAGATCGCAACCACCGGCAGCAAAGGATTGATTACTCACGACGCCCTGCTCGCGACATGGATTCTCAAACTTAGTGCGGTTCCTTGCCTCCAAGACACGCACGGATTCTACCATCAACCCTCAGATTTGCTCTGTCGGACGCCCGAGACCGAATCGTTGCTCGACGTTGAGCCGTTTGTTAACGCAAGACTCGACACCGAGGCCAACCGACCGCTCCTGATCAAACTCGGTGTGCGAGACAAGCCGACCGGACCGCACCGAATACTTGACTGTCTACGTGCCTTAGCAAAGGCCGAGAAGCCGCCGGTGCACGAGGTGGAGAAGTGGTATCGGAGGCTCGACCAGATGCTTGATACTTGCTCGAGCGACGACTTCGCAACGGTCAAGCGAGCCTTCGCCACGGAGAAAATCATCTTGACGGCAGCAGGTGGCTGGGCTCGTACTGCAGGGGTCTTCCAAATGGCAGACGAGGAGGATGCGCCTGGTGCCGCCACGGTTCTTCCGTCTGTACGTGATCTCACGCTTTGGAGAAAGGTGAGTGTCGAGGAGAGGCCGACTGCAGACCTAGCGATTGCCTGGTTGAAGAGCCTGCCCTCTGAGAAATCTCTTTCATCAGACGAGAGTAGGCGAGTCGTCTCGTTGCTGTCGCGGCATCCCGAACGCATATGGAATGAGTGCCGACACTGGCTAAACCTAGCTGGCGAGTGGACCCCGGTCCAAGGTCTTGCCTATGGAATGAGTATGCAGTCATTGGTCTCGTGGGCTAACCTATTTCAGCCGATCAAACAACAGACTGCGGATCTGCGACGCATTTCCGCTGACACGACGGAGTTGGCTCCGTTCTCACACCTTCCATCTCTGGCAAGTTGCATCGAAGATAGGTTTCAGAAACCGCTCATTATTCCTGGGGCATCTCAGCGAAAGCCGTGGTTGGTGCAGCTAGGGACGGAGCTGTGCAGAATTCACCTCGACGACGAGAACGAGACTAGACGCATACGCCAACTTGCGGCTCGCCTCGCACACACTCAATGGCAAAACGCGTCGGTCCTGGAGACGGTTCCATACATAGATGGTAAGCCAGCAGGAACGTCCCGCCGCGTTGACGTGCTCTGGAAGGAGACGCTCCTTTATGTAGAGGATCGGCCCATAGCAAGGCTCGCTAGGCCTGTGGCACAAGAACTAGGTCGTGTCTTTGAGCGCCGCGAGATTCAGGATGCGTTGAAGATATGCTTCGAGCGTTCGCCCGATTTCGTGTCGGAGTATCTCGAGGACAGTTTCAAGCTTGTTCCCTCCGATGAACTCGATAATTCCCAAAATGGGCTGAAGAGCCACGGGAGTGATTCTTCCAGCGAAGTTGAGTCGAGTGATTCTGCATCGTCGGGCGCGCCCGTTACGGAAGTAGTGACACCATCAAAGGTCGATGGAAGTGGCAGTGAGACCTCTTATGATTTGGTCGAGGAATCTGACGAGGAGGTGGATAGCGAAGAAGAGGATGCCGGTGAGGCAGATTCTACACCAAGAGTACCAAGAACTTCATCAAAGCCTTCAAAGCCGTCGCTGATTGAGCGCTTCGCCCGAGCGCTTGGCTATTCGAAGGACGGTGCGGACCGCTTCTATCATTCAGACGGAAGTTGGATAGCGAAAACAAGTGACAGCGCCTTCCCCTGGGAAAGACGTTCGGCTTCTGGAGAATTGCTCTGTTACTTCTGGCCGAAAGAACACTGTCTGCGCAGGGAGCCGTTGCAGGTGGAGGCAGATGTGTGGGCACTTTGCGAGAACTTCCCCGAGCTCTACGCGCTCATATTATTGGACATCGACGGTCGGCCCGTTGAGATCTCGGGGCGCCAACTCGGCACGATGTGTTCAGCGGGAGAGCTGACGCTTCACCCAGCGACCTATCGGCTAGTGTATGCTGAAGACCACGCACCGTGA
- a CDS encoding helicase-related protein has translation MSKLEELRPNAAVSGILPDSLVTVVNAQWFGSEALELTYKTPSGKVANELLYRHDEPRIEIVEQGRPWSFDGEGSLFRLVSEAHRIRLAHLFDPVLAVHTSLVDPLPHQITAVYEAMLPRQPLRFLLADDPGAGKTIMAGLLMKELIARGDLQRCLVVCPGSLAEQWQDELYRRFHLPFEILTNDKLEAARTGNWFLETNLVIARLDKLSRNEDVQQKLQAPDCRWDLVVCDEAHKMSATVFSGEIKYTKRYRLGQLLSTLTRHFLLMTATPHNGKEADFQLFMALLDGDRFEGRFRDGVHAVDVSDLMRRMVKESLLKFDGTPLFPERIAYTVPYKLSEPEAQLYKAVTDYVREEFNRVEALENDRRAGTVGFALTILQRRLASSPEAIYQSLRRRRERLESRLRELEVLQRGGQVAEVLTLALPALDAEDVEDLEDAPDNEVEAAEEEILDQATAARSIAELKAEIETLKRLESLALGVRRSGTDTKWRELASLLGEIFTTAAIGNRVGDPITPYGSGEIPPPTPSPHQKLVLFTEHRDTLNYLESRITTLLGRTEAVVMIHGGMGREERRKAQESFKHDPEVQVLLATDAAGEGINLQRAHLMVNYDLPWNPNRLEQRFGRIHRIGQTEVCHLWNLVAEETREGDVYRKLLEKLEQARQSLGGQVFDVLGKLQFEGRALRDLLIEAIRYGDRPEVRARLTTVLEHALDRGQLQDLLEERALAHDAMDASRVHRIREDMERAEARRLQPHYIESFFHEAFQRLGGSAKQREPRRYEITHVPAPVRNRDRLIGIGEPVLPRYERIAFEKLLVAPQGQPLAAFICPGHPLLDSVIDLTLERHRDLLRRGAVLVDERDSGTRPRILFYLEHAIQDASLTRSGERRVVSKRMLYVELDADGATKNMHYAPYLDYRPLAEGEPGVDAILDRPECEWITREVEREAQGYAVAHVVPEHLAEVRGAKLALIAKTEAAVKDRLIKEITYWDHRAEELKLQEQAGKPNARLNSGEARKRADNLQGRLQKRLEDLKLEAQISPLPPVVLGGLLVMPIGLLAAMTGRAMPARTAPIDTQASAARARAVIMDVERRLGFEPTDREFEKLGYDIESRVPGTGKLRFIEVKGRVTGADTITVTKNEILYSLNKPEDFILAIVEFLSGDDHRVHYVRSPFQREPDFGVTSVNYSLAELVARSEHPG, from the coding sequence ATGTCTAAACTCGAAGAGCTGCGGCCCAACGCAGCCGTAAGCGGCATTCTCCCCGACTCGCTGGTCACAGTTGTGAACGCCCAGTGGTTCGGGTCCGAGGCCCTTGAGCTTACATACAAGACACCCTCTGGCAAGGTGGCGAATGAGTTACTGTATCGTCACGACGAACCTCGGATAGAGATAGTAGAGCAGGGGCGGCCTTGGAGCTTCGATGGCGAAGGGAGCCTCTTCCGCCTTGTATCCGAAGCACACCGGATCAGGCTAGCGCACCTGTTCGACCCTGTGCTGGCCGTGCACACGTCACTAGTCGATCCTCTCCCTCATCAGATCACGGCAGTCTATGAGGCAATGCTTCCGCGCCAACCTCTCCGATTCCTGCTCGCTGACGATCCCGGCGCCGGCAAGACAATCATGGCCGGACTCCTGATGAAGGAGTTGATCGCCCGCGGGGACTTGCAACGTTGCCTCGTGGTTTGTCCCGGCAGCTTGGCGGAGCAGTGGCAGGACGAGCTCTACCGTCGATTCCATCTCCCCTTTGAAATTCTGACCAACGACAAACTCGAAGCCGCTCGCACCGGCAACTGGTTCTTGGAAACCAATCTTGTCATTGCGCGCCTCGACAAGCTCTCGCGCAACGAGGACGTGCAGCAAAAGCTTCAGGCTCCGGATTGCCGCTGGGATCTCGTGGTCTGCGACGAAGCGCACAAGATGTCGGCCACGGTCTTCAGTGGCGAAATCAAGTACACCAAGCGCTATCGGCTTGGTCAGCTCCTCTCGACTCTCACGCGACACTTCTTGCTGATGACGGCTACGCCGCACAACGGGAAGGAGGCAGACTTCCAGCTCTTCATGGCGCTGCTTGACGGCGATCGCTTCGAAGGCCGGTTTCGGGACGGCGTGCACGCGGTCGACGTGTCAGACTTGATGCGCCGGATGGTGAAGGAGAGCCTGCTCAAGTTCGACGGGACGCCTCTCTTTCCGGAGCGCATCGCGTACACGGTGCCTTACAAGCTCTCGGAGCCCGAGGCGCAGCTCTACAAAGCAGTCACTGATTATGTTCGCGAGGAGTTCAACCGCGTCGAGGCCCTTGAGAACGACCGGCGCGCAGGCACTGTCGGCTTCGCGCTCACGATCCTCCAGCGTCGCCTAGCCTCCTCACCCGAAGCCATCTACCAATCGCTGCGTCGCCGGCGTGAACGACTCGAGAGCCGCCTGCGCGAACTCGAAGTGCTCCAGCGCGGAGGCCAGGTTGCGGAGGTTCTTACGCTCGCTCTTCCAGCTCTCGACGCCGAGGATGTCGAGGATCTGGAAGACGCGCCGGACAACGAGGTCGAAGCCGCCGAGGAGGAGATCCTCGACCAAGCGACTGCCGCGCGCTCCATCGCCGAGTTGAAGGCGGAGATAGAAACCCTGAAGCGCCTGGAGTCGCTTGCTCTCGGCGTTCGTCGCAGCGGCACGGATACCAAATGGCGCGAGCTGGCAAGCCTTCTCGGTGAAATCTTCACCACCGCGGCCATCGGCAATCGTGTGGGTGACCCGATAACCCCCTACGGCTCCGGTGAGATTCCTCCGCCCACGCCGTCGCCGCATCAGAAACTGGTCCTCTTCACCGAACACCGCGATACGCTGAACTACCTCGAGAGCCGCATTACCACGCTGCTCGGCCGCACGGAGGCTGTGGTGATGATCCACGGCGGCATGGGCCGCGAAGAACGCAGGAAGGCGCAGGAGTCTTTCAAGCACGACCCCGAGGTGCAGGTGCTCCTTGCCACAGACGCCGCCGGCGAAGGTATCAATCTCCAGCGCGCACACCTGATGGTCAACTACGATCTTCCGTGGAACCCAAACCGGCTTGAGCAACGCTTCGGCCGAATCCATCGTATTGGCCAGACCGAGGTATGCCATCTGTGGAACCTGGTGGCCGAAGAGACTCGCGAGGGCGATGTCTATCGCAAGCTGCTGGAAAAGCTGGAACAGGCTCGTCAGTCCCTTGGCGGCCAGGTGTTCGACGTGCTGGGCAAGCTCCAGTTCGAGGGGCGCGCCTTGCGCGACCTACTTATTGAAGCGATTCGTTACGGCGATCGGCCCGAGGTGCGCGCGCGCCTGACGACCGTGCTTGAACACGCACTCGACCGAGGCCAGCTCCAGGACCTGCTCGAAGAACGGGCGTTAGCCCACGATGCCATGGACGCAAGCCGGGTTCATCGCATCCGCGAAGATATGGAACGCGCCGAGGCACGCCGCCTTCAACCTCACTACATAGAGTCCTTCTTTCACGAAGCCTTCCAGCGACTTGGCGGATCGGCCAAGCAGCGCGAACCACGCCGCTACGAAATCACACATGTACCTGCCCCCGTGCGCAACCGCGACCGCCTGATCGGGATCGGCGAGCCTGTGTTGCCGCGCTACGAACGCATCGCATTCGAGAAGTTGCTGGTCGCGCCGCAGGGTCAACCACTTGCTGCGTTCATTTGCCCCGGACATCCGCTACTGGACTCGGTCATCGATCTCACTCTCGAGCGACACCGGGACCTCTTGAGGCGCGGCGCTGTGCTGGTGGATGAGCGCGACTCCGGCACCAGGCCGCGCATTCTCTTCTATCTTGAGCATGCGATTCAGGATGCGAGCCTCACGCGGTCAGGCGAACGCCGTGTCGTTTCCAAGCGGATGCTATATGTCGAGCTGGACGCGGATGGCGCAACGAAGAATATGCATTACGCCCCCTATCTCGACTACCGTCCGCTAGCCGAGGGCGAGCCGGGTGTGGACGCGATCCTTGATCGGCCGGAATGCGAGTGGATCACGCGCGAAGTGGAGCGAGAGGCGCAGGGCTATGCTGTGGCTCACGTTGTACCGGAGCACCTGGCGGAGGTTCGCGGAGCCAAGCTCGCACTGATCGCGAAGACCGAGGCGGCGGTGAAAGACCGGCTGATAAAGGAAATCACTTACTGGGACCATCGTGCCGAAGAGCTTAAGCTTCAGGAGCAGGCTGGGAAGCCCAATGCCCGACTCAACTCGGGAGAGGCCCGCAAGCGTGCCGATAATCTCCAGGGGCGGCTTCAGAAGCGCCTTGAAGATCTTAAGCTCGAAGCTCAAATTTCTCCGCTGCCACCCGTGGTTCTCGGAGGCCTGCTGGTTATGCCGATTGGTTTGCTCGCTGCCATGACTGGCCGGGCGATGCCCGCTCGGACTGCGCCTATCGATACGCAGGCCAGCGCCGCGCGAGCGCGCGCCGTCATCATGGACGTCGAGCGCCGCCTAGGCTTCGAACCGACCGACCGCGAGTTTGAGAAGCTCGGCTACGACATCGAGAGTCGCGTCCCCGGCACTGGCAAGCTTCGATTCATCGAGGTGAAGGGACGCGTTACCGGTGCTGACACCATCACCGTTACCAAAAACGAAATACTCTATTCCCTGAACAAACCTGAAGACTTCATTCTTGCCATTGTGGAGTTCCTTTCGGGCGACGATCACCGCGTCCACTACGTACGCAGTCCGTTCCAGCGCGAACCTGACTTCGGCGTGACGAGCGTTAACTACAGCTTAGCTGAGTTGGTTGCACGATCGGAGCATCCGGGATGA